CttttaaaggggaaccaccacgggtctgccactcctagggcaccgtcccagacttccacgcaatgttgaagaggcgtgtcaaccaagacaacccctccacacccagagctttaagcatttctgacggatctcatcaattcctggggctttgccactgtggagttgtttaactacctcagcaaatCTCCACCAGGgcattgatgccaatcccccctcatcctccagctctacctctaccatagagggcgtattagtcggatttaggagttcctcaaaatgctccttccaccgccctattacctcctcagttgaggtcaacagcgtcccatccttactgtaaacagcttggatggttccccgctttccccctcctgaggtggcgaacggttttccagaagtaccttggtcccgaccgaaagtccttctccatgtcttctccgaacttctcccacacacgctgctttgcctctttcacggcagaggctgcagcccttcgggccccttcggtaccttgcaactgcctccagagtcgtctgggataacatatcccggaaagactcctttttcagtcggacggcttccctgaccactggtgtccaccacggtgtttgtgggttactgccccttgaggcacctaagaccctaagaccacagctcctcaccacagcttcagcaatggaaactttgaacattgtccactcgggttcaatgcccccagcctccacagggatgcacgaaaagctccgccggaggtgtgagttgaaagtctgtcggacaggggcctcctccagacgttcccaatttacccgcactacccgtttgggcttaccaggtctgtccagagtcttcccccaccccctgacccaactcaccaccagatggtgatcggttgacagctccgcccctctcttcacccgagtgtccaaaacatatggcctcagatcagatgaaacgattataaaatcgatcattggaGTGGAATCGATTTTCTTATTTTACTCTTGACAAGAAAGCAAAGTTTATCATCAAGAATTGACCACATGTAAGATATTACGCAGTTAACCTCCCTTTTATTGACTGTCTCTTTGCCATCGACAGAGTCCACTCGCTCACTGAGGGCTCATACCTCTGTGTCAGCTTCAACAACCGCAGCGCCTCAAAGGGTGACATCCTCTCCAGCCGCAGACAGTAACAGTGGAGgaagcacccggaggaaactcAGGACTCCTGTACGGCTCACACCTGGTAAGAGATAGTGTCACAAAGAACTCACCGTGTAACGCTTAGGccggttgtcagctgtgtggcgtgaccgtttatatttcggctcctaTGTTAGGTTAGAGATTACACACTGCCTTCGTGACACGCGTTttcgcgacacgcaagcgtgttggaagcgtttccaggcaaaatagaataggaaaagatgtttatatgtcgtttagacacgaatacatattagtaaataacatgttgatgtttgaaagtctctaggttttgatataaatgcagatataaatgtaataaaaaaaaatctattttctaatattgcacctgtcaatacagaacaaaatattctgtagcctattttgccgtcaatccTGCTGACGTTATctctgctgtaatcagatcagtatatatttatttttaacatggtatttcattttatcaatgggagacatacatatgtatgtttttatgattaaagtcataaaatatCAATTTAATGTCACCTGCCGGCTATTGATGCATATTCTCTTCCCTTTGCCCTGTGAatcaatgccccccccccaggaTCTCCCGCCAGCCCTTCATCTCCGAGCACAGTCCACCTGAACGGCCACGGTAGTCATGTGACCCTGGgagtggggaggagggggcggaaATCCAAAGTGGAGCCACCGGCGAGTCCTCCAGAAGTCACGGCTCCGGGGAGCCCGTCGAGACCCAGAGGCCGCCCTCCGGGCAAGAAGAGGGGCAGGAAGAGCAagcaggagctggaggagaTGAGACGGAGCGGCAAGCGCAGGAGCTCCACCCCCGACGACGAGCTCGACCAATCGACGGGGGACGAAGGCGGGACGTCTTCTGCTCAGGAAACATCTGTGCTGTCGGACTCTGGCACGCCGTCGACACCGAGGCGGCGCGGCCGGCCCCGAGCAGTAAGGACTGATGAAgccgctcctcctcctcctcctcctcctcctcctcctcctcctcctgctgagTCACCGGAGCCATCTCCgctgaggaggagcagcaggagagcCAATGAAGAGGTCACGCCTCCTCCCCAGACTGCTCCTCAACGATCCAATCAGAGGGAGTCGCCAAATGAGGAGGAAGGAGACGAGGCGGGAGGGTCGATGCGCACACGTAACCAGGGGCGACGGTCGGCCTGGTACATGGAGGAGGACTCTGAGGAGGAGCAGAGGCAGCTGCTGTTTGAGGACTCGTCAATCACCTTTGGCACCTCCTCAAAGGGGCGTGTTCGCAAGCTGACAGAAAAGGCCAAAGCCAACCTCATAGGCTGGTAACCGGGACAACggaacagacacacaggatGTGAGGAGGAGGCTGACTGCCCTGACAGAGAAGAAATCTGCCTGCGATTTCTTAGCCTACGCGACGGAAGAGTAGTGGGCTGAGTTGAGGAAGTCATGCTTGGGTTGCATCTGTGTGCGCGTTAATGTGCGTGTACCGTCTGGGGAGCTGCTAGTCCAGCTGCTGCTATTCAGAGCTCTGGCGATGGAGAGACACAACAGCGCAGttatctgtcctctcctccctcctcttggCCCAGAAAGTACATCACTACGCCAACCGTTGGCTTTCTGAATCATTTGTTCCACCTCCTCCTACATTATTGGTCCATGTTGGATCCCACAGGAGCTCAGTGACTCCATTGCTGGTGGTCTCGCGACTCGCTCCTGTCCAGTGAACCACTTCTCCCCTCCGTCTGCCCTGAAAAACACTGTTGGTGTCTAACTGGGCACAACAGTAGTCGAACAGTTTTAGTACTTGAAAAAAATCCCAAGGAGAGCTGGGTGTATCTTATCTCACTCTTTGGACTTTTCGAGTGTCTCTGCTGGGTAGGTCAAAGACGCCCACTGAGCTGAAACTGTTAGGTCTGTGACGGATTACCCCCTCCCTTCTTCTTTGTTCCCACTATTTTTTTATACAACCCCCCCTCTCTGCTTTTTCTAAGATTTGTACGTGATGATCGGCTCTCTGTTTTGGAAGTCTTACACGTCGGCTGACCTGAGTGTGTCTGCGCTAAAATACCAAATGGCGTACCTTTGTTGGTACTGTAGAACTGTAGGTTTTGTTTactgtgggtgggtgtgttctttttgtttttttgcatgttaattagaaagaaaaagcatctctttttttccccccctataAGCTGTTTTTACTGTGAGGAGAAAAAGGATGCATGGGTGAAAGGCGTCATTTATATGTCTCGATAGATCATGTTTCAAATGAGTCCTCAACATTAGCAATACCTTGTGCCTTTATgtctttggtgtgtgtgtgcgtgggtgcgtgtgtgggtgtacgtgggtgcgtgtgtgtgggtgtacgtGCGTGCACGCGCGCGTGCTTGGCCTCTGCCCTGCAAAGTACATGTGCCTGTATGTGTATGGATAAGTTGCGACTATGTGAGTTTGCGTAActgaaggagtgtgtgtgtttttataacaCAACTGAGTGCGTCATTCACTTTCAGCGTACAAACAGTGGCATACAGTTTGATCGTTGTGAAACCTCtcaaagaaatgtatttatagcAGTTGGAGTAAAAAAAGACTTTACTGTTGTTGTAAAACCATTATTCATGTCAATATATTATCCTATAACCAACCTATCGTCAGTTTATACCTAAGGTACAGCCAGTGGAGCTTTGGGTGACTAGCTTTGAGATGCACTTACCACAGACCGGTTATCAATGCAGTCGTAGGGAGTAACCctgtgtattttaaatattgttaacatataaaaatgaactttttaaatgttgataTGTTTCTAtggtgaccacacacacacacacacacgcacgctcacATACATCCACACACAATTCTGTCTCTCATGTTCTAGCACTTTCTCATGCCTGGAGCAAACAGGATCGAGCCAGATCAAACTGGATCGGACTGAATTTGGACGGAAAgcccgagagagagagatagacaagTCTTATATTCATCTTTCTGATTGTGTGCCTTCGCTACACTGGCATAGTGAATCCTCGGTTTCTGCTTTTGgggccttttatttttttttttgtggatttCCTCGTTCATTGGGTTCAGAGAACTGGACTTCGGGGATTGGACGGGACCTGATTGGCTTGTATAATTAACAATCTGACTGGGGACAAACATAACATACGTCACTCTCTCGCTGTACACACAACCAATGGACTGAGTTAATAAAGACGACGCCCCTCCAGTTTGAGCAGGTATCTGTTTTTACCCCAGCACAGAGCAACTGAATGCCCAAATCAGCCACtcgtgttgttgttgttgttgtgggtcTGACTGGGGAGAACTGGACGGTAGCATCTACATACACCTGGTTTGTTTTCATAGGTCTTTCTTGTCACATATTCATTGAACATATATCTCATCTGTTTATCATTGTTCTTCTTTATATGGATTTGTCAATGCCAAATTCTGTCTTTGGGCACTGAAGTTTTTTAGAACATGGcttttgaatgtgtttatttttctgtctccACGGTGAGTGTGTTGAGCTCTTTCACGTATAATGTGTCaactgttttctgtctgtgtccCCGGCCATACAGGACAGTGTTTCAGTGACTGGATCTGTGGAGTTAGAATGGCGTTTTATACTCTCGTCGCACTTATTTGATGATACAATTAAcaactgttcttttttttttccactcagTCTGGCTTATATTTACTTCACAAAGGATTTGTTTATATTGTGTATACAAAGAGTTTTATTCCAGATTGAGACAACCTAAAACACTGACACCTTTCTTCACAAATGACTGTTGGCATGAGAGTAAATGTTATTATTGGGGTTTGCGTTAAAGATAGGAAGCTAATGATCTTTGCCCACAAAACTGATGCATTTTGAGGGCAAATATAAACTCTTCGTAGGCACATAAagctttgggttttttttttttctatctcaaTTGCAAATAATCATATTTACATATATGCACAGATGATCATAGGTAGTGTGAAAACAAGATTTTAGACCCAGGCTTCTCAAACCTTAGGTATGAGCTCAAACATAAATGTTTACATGagccaacttaaaaaaaaacaaaaaacacagtacTTGAGAatccaaaatgtttttaatggattgatacatttttaatcAGGAACGATTGTTGGCTAACCTTGCCCTAAACAGCAGGCATTGTATACCCAGTAAATAAGGGGATGGGCAGGGATGTGCTTTATTACCCTTCTGATTTTCCTTTGAAATACAGTCAAAGTGGGAATGCAGTCATCACACAAAGTAGACATCAAACTTGTTTATTCTGCTATCGCTCCCTCTTCATCAGGTCACCCACACTACCTGTATTTATCGAATCTGTCAAAGTGAAAGAGCTGATTTAGTATTGCTGGTCCGACCACCCTAACCATGTTCGTAATAATGTACAACCTCTTTTCATATTAAAGGGGCCTTAAAAGCAAGTCAGAATTGGTGTATTCACTCATTCCCACTTGGATTATAACTTAAATTGATCCTTATTGAGACGTTTTGATTCCCTGACTCAGCAGTTCAGATCAGCCCCTCTTACTTTCCTAAACCTGTACTGCATTTTGGAGCTCATGTACACGCACATTTACCACGGGTAATGTGTAGCGGAGTTGTGCTGTCTGTGGCCTCTGATTGGACATTACAGTGTTTGGTCAGAggttgaaagtctgtgtgtgtgtgtgtgtgtgtgtgtgtgtgtgtgtgtgtgtgtgtgtgtgtgtgtgtgtgtgtgtgtgtgtgtgtgtgtgtgtgtgtgtgtgtgtgtgtgtgtgtgtgtgtaaagtgtctGCATGTGAGCCACCAGGAAGCATTTTGGGATGTTTTTAAGTTGTATGAGGACGTGGGACTGAAAAGGACAGAAGGGGGATCGGGGGTCTCTTTCATGTGAATGGATCGAAGAGGATGTCTTTGTTAGTTTGgatacttttttatatataaaggaattaatgcaaaaaaaaaaaaaaaaaaaaaaaaaaaaaagaagcataaaGCTAGAATGTATGTGTAGGGGAGTACTGCTGTCCTGTTAGTTCATAccaatattttaagtaaataaacaGTTGTGTTTCCAGATCCACTTTTCTTTCCTGCTGTTAATTGGGTCATTTTAAAccctcaattttttttatttttttttttatatatactataaatTCATATTACTATACACATTAAATTGCAGTCTTTGTgggctttttaaaaaataaaagcatatgtgttttttttttctggctgatttgtttcttctcttttttacaCTAGGCCAACAACGTACTAAAAATCAGATCAGTGAAATTCGACAGGCTGTTGCCCTTGCGTTACTAAAGCGTAACTGCGGAACAAACCGGTTCCCCGCCCACCCGGAGCAGCTCACGGGTTCGGCTCTCCCTGACGTGGCGAGCCGCTAAAGGTCCGCAGGTTTCTCCGTGGGCTCCGGCGATTGGGCAGACTACCTGCTTGGCACTTTTGAcgaaatatttaaataaacaggtGGCAACGGCATGAGCGAGAGTGCGgtttatgtaaataaaacagAAGTGAAAGAGCGTCAATCGGTTTCTGTCTCTCAGACGCAATGTTTGGCAGATAGTTGGAGAGAAAAGGCTTTGGATTTTAATACGAGGTAAGGGCCATACTTACTAATAGTAACGTGCTTGGACAATAACGGGGTTTCACTTGCATTTTATCGACGTTTCTGCACCGCCAAATGTTTATCAAGGTTTTACTTCCATAATTTGATGTTGAACCTATCATTATATGCCTGCCAATTAAACACCTAAAAGAGAAAGTGTCAGTTCACAGTAGAAGGCCGGCTCCGTAACGACTCGTAAAATCTCCTTCAATTGCTGTGACTTCTTTAAAAGACGTGGCTTACACGTCAACTTTGGACTGATTTAGCTTTGGGTCTCACACACCTGCCACATTCACCTGACGTGCAGCGTTTCCGTCTGCAGGTGCCAGCTGCGCGGCCATGCCTCAGCTCACGGTCACGGCGGTGCTGCAGCTCGTGCTGCTGCTCTCCGCTGTGCCCGCGCAGTACTTCATCTCCCGCTGGAGCGGCCCCACGGTGGCGCAGCGCTACCACGCGAGCACACGGTAGGATCCGTGCGCAAAGTACGCGTCAGTGTGGGGTGTatccactttgaatgaatgaggaaaacatgtttgaaattaaataaatggcCTTCATTAATATGTAAATGAGTCCCTAGAAATGGAATATAGTGTGTATAAAATATAGTGAAAGTAGTGCATCCCAATAGGAATTATCTAGTGCAAGGGTGGTtgaccaaggaccccttagctgaaagagagactgagcagggaccccttgccacatatattgtataaaattgtaGATGCATATGAAACTGGGccagatggatggatatttatatattatttctacatcatattttaatgttCAACATACTGTCTTGTGGAAGGCAGAGTGAaaccttaagcttaactgtatgtgTGGCTGGCTACCTTAGGTATCATAAATgttatgtacatttttttttggacgAATTTGCCGATTCCTCTTTGCTAATATGCTAGTTCATTCtgatattttcagacatatttgaaCAACTTTCAAATAAATATCAAGCAACAGGTCAACTGTTGAATATctagtgtttttgtttatatcaTTAATCAATTACTATGGTGTTTTAGGTTGCTTAGAATTTGGAAAGATTGGAGAACATCTCACCTCAACTTCACTGCATGGATGGACTGGGCAGACCAGCAGATGTCCAAAGTCAAGTATGGGATGTTTGCACTTAAAACTTCTTCCAGGACCTTTTTAAAAGTCTTGTATAATGTTACAGTTTTTGTAACAACAGGGAGCACACACAGGCTAGTCACTTGTATGTCCAGACTGACTATTTTTGCTTTCCAAAAGGTCTTTGATTGACTTCGGACAGGACGTGCCACAAGAGTCGCTTGCCATAGATGCCATGATTTTTGACAACGACCAGGAATTCTTTGGAGGTTTGTGTCTGTACACATACTTACGATGTATTTGGAAAGTTTTGGTCAGTGGTTTATATTCAGAAAGAATGTAAGGTGTCTGTTGCAAGCAATTTAGTGTTGTGCTTCCATGTTCAAGTGAAAAAATATAAGCTAAGGTTCAATTTGACTCCAATGAATGTGGCGGAAGTTAAAATAATTGCCTCACAGGATTCTCTTTGTTGTTCTGTGTTGATCCCTGCAGCATCCAAGAAAGTGCGCAGCCCTCGTCCTCCGTACGTGTTTCTGCGGGTTGGAGAGGTGGTGATGGAGAGGAAGGGCCAtaaggttggggtggtggtgaGCTGGGACTCTGAGCTGCGAGCCCCTCCACAGTGGGTTGACAGAGTGTATTCCAGCTCTGAGGTTAGCAGCTTTTGAAAATCCATCTAATTGTTTTCCCCCCCATTTACTAACTGTGGGTTTCACAAACTCAGTGTTGGCATTGacatttcattgtgtgtgtgtgtgtgtgtgtgtgcgcgcgcaggGTCCCAAAGCAGAGAAGACTCCTCATTATAAAGTACTGTTCAGCGGGCCTGGACCCTCCTCTGTGTTCGTTGGATACTTGCCTCAGACACAACTGGATCGCATCACTGGGATGAGGGTATGTACTGAACATCACagcgcataaacacacacacaatcgctCGCATTCAATACACCTTGGACTCACTGTTGGATGTTTGTAGCCGGACATTCCCACCTTGGAGAATTACTTCACGCATTTTGATGGGGAGCGGTTCGTCATGCAGCCCTGGCTTAGAGAGCTCTTCCCTGAGGATGGGAATGAGGACGTCTGACtgttcagctgtgtgtgtgtgtgcgatcaTACAGGTGACATGAGATAGGCAATGTTAAAAACACCAGAGCAAACGTGGCTATCCCTTCTATGTgtgttttctgactttttaaaaAGGCGTCTAATAAGAGACACTTCTCAAGTGCTTTATTTGTCTAAGAAATCTACTGGAAGCTATCAGTCTTTGTCGAAATGATTGGAAGCCCAAGTTGGAGCAGATTGAGGAGAATTATCAAATCCCTCCTTGCTGGATCTCGATGTGAGGGTGTCTTTTCTGGATTTGGAATAACCCTTGGACTCACTTATGAAATGTTGTTACTGTATGTACCTTTATTACTTTGAAGTGTACAAAATATAAAGTGTTTTAATTTGATGTGCCAAAAAAAGAgctaaaaacatttcatttaatgttTGCTTGATTTTAAGTTAAATGATAACAGTAAATGCTTGAAATGACAAAATTGCTTTTAAATccgtctttttttctgtttacaaGACTGTTGGCtgaggtagaaaaaaaaaatcttgaaaaaCTGCACTTTTATACAGCCATCACGACTAAGCAATAAAATACGTTAAACTGTGTCAACCCGCTctttggttttgtgtgtgtgtgtgtgtgtgtgtgtgtgtgtgtgtgtgagagagagagctgtctTTAGAGTTTTTTCCTGCTTTTGTCTCTGAGGCTGAAAGAGACGGACACCCGCGAGGAGGCGGTGATTGTGGGTGTACGGGGAAGGTGAGGAAGGGGTGCAGCACCCTGGCATCTGCCTCCATCCTCCTCATCGTCATTCCTCCACTCTtttgtctcctcctctctgaccAGAAGGGGTGAACCCAGAGTTTGCCCCAGGAGCTCGCTGACTTCGCAGGCCTTCTGCTTGGCATTTTCAActgctgacacacacgcacgccgCCTAAGAgcatagacaaacacacacgagTTACAATTGCTGCATTAATCAAAATAAGGAGAAGTGTGTCCAGATATTAAAGTgctggtgagtgtgtgtgtgtgtgtgtgtttttgtttaaataccTCGTTAGACTCAGGCTTTCAGCACTGTGGTAGAACTCTGGTGTTCCCACACAGACACTCTGGTCCAGCTTTTCCAGCAGGACACTACGTACTCGCTCCATCTTATCAAAATCTGAGAACGTGACCACGACCTGCGGTAACATTTTGTTACACTGTCATATACaactcaacacacacatactgtatatgctgtAGGGTCAGTGAAAGGTTAATAACCAAATACTCCACCTCTGCTTCCAAATGATACTGCTCTGCCTCTCGGTGGAGAAACCTTCTCACTGAGGTGTCTTTGTCACTGACACCATGTTGTCTAAGCAGAACAAttgaatggaaatggaaaattgTTACATTCACTGCAATGAAACATATTCCAACACATTTTAGAGGAACATATATACTTCTTTAGTTTTTATCCACCTTTGGCTACTTTTACTAGCTACTGCACTGAGAGCAAAAGCCGATTGTTTAATAGATATATAGAACCTAAACAACTTTTACAGTGGTTATTACAAACGTTACAGCACCgtaggtagctagctagcttaaagTTGACTGCTTAACAAGGAAACTACTGGTCTACTTAGTTTTAGTTCTATTATTGAACCTTTGCGTATGTTTTCACCTGACAGCttgtaaaatgtattcaatTCGCCGTGAAACGCTGTTGGTCACATCGTTGACGGAGTCTTTGCTGTTGCCCACACTGACCCGCACCGACCCTCGGTCCGCCGGGCAACAAACCTCCGCTGTCCCGGTGACCTGGACCTCCCGTACCCGGTTACTGGGACTTTGACGATGAACTGCTCGCACTTCGAGTCCCTGCTCTCTTTCATTACCGGCGAATTCCCGACCAGCAACCGGTAGTAACGCAGCGAAGACTCGACTCTGTCCATCAAGATTCATGACGGCAGTAGACAACAAACCAACTTCCTGCTGCTATGGTAATAGGCGAAATGCACCTTGGGACTTgtaggctgttttttttttttttttaacatgggcctaacattttattcattttagttACATCTtggatttttaaatgtattttatttatatatatatatatatatatatatatatataaaataaaaaacaaatctatgAGGTAGCCTACCTTATTTGATTCGATTTTCGATTTGTGGATGATGTGTAGCCTTTATTGTAATTCCTGTACACTAGCCTATTTGGCCTctaaataatgtaaaatgtaattgatcTATATCGAGTTTCTGGATATAACTGCATATGTATTGCAATGTTCTAGAAGTAAGACTGTGTAATGTTATGATAATTTAGTTTCACTACACGATAGGCGCGTGCACGTGATTCGGGTCCCTGCTTATATCGCACCTGTGATTTGTTCCCCTAATTATCTGTCAAGTAAACACGACGCATGCGTGACACACTGCTAACATACTTTCAAAAACAAatcctaaataaataataagctTTAACTACGTCGGCCCAGGGCTGAAATTTATTTTCACATTGTTTGCGTTTAAACCAGCAGCCGAGTTCCTTAGAATGTTTCCAACATTAGGCCTATATCGCAAAGAATATCAAAGTAGCCCAAGTCAGCAATTGCTTTTCTAAATAACATATTCCGCCATTGTTGAAACAAGCTCTCCGACGCTAAACATGACATTTAAGGTAAATTCTGACTTTTAACGAAATTATTTATTGACTTATAGGTTCATTTATACGTTTTGTTTTTAGCCTTCTTtcctagctgctagctaaaAAATAATTGGTCGATGGCTTGGGAGAAAAGACTGACAAGCATGTGTAGCAGGTAGGTAACGTTATTCCTCTAAACACAAACACCAGCAAAAGAAGTGTCTAGACCAttcgtgtctgtctgtctgtctgtccgttcTTGCTGACtagtcaaaataaaataggtTGTTATGAAAATGGTCTGTACCTGTCCATATGGTTCAAATATacagttttgtgtgtttattttatgcttcattttaaatatttactatATCTAAAGGCAGTGTGTGTTTCTTATGGAATTTTGAGTCAACCCGTTTATATGTAGCCATATCGAGCAAGGCTTATGTCAAATTGAAACTAAATGAAAGacatacattttacagtatgtttGGATATAAACTGAGTGTATCTTTGTGGTGTGGCCGGTCTTCAGCGTGACCAAATTATTATGTTGGATGGAAGCTACAGTGGCACTGCATGTTAGTTCTTTAGATTCTGTTTAAACGACGCAACTCCATGCAA
The Sander vitreus isolate 19-12246 chromosome 18, sanVit1, whole genome shotgun sequence genome window above contains:
- the LOC144533289 gene encoding uncharacterized protein LOC144533289, with product MPQLTVTAVLQLVLLLSAVPAQYFISRWSGPTVAQRYHASTRLLRIWKDWRTSHLNFTAWMDWADQQMSKVKSLIDFGQDVPQESLAIDAMIFDNDQEFFGASKKVRSPRPPYVFLRVGEVVMERKGHKVGVVVSWDSELRAPPQWVDRVYSSSEGPKAEKTPHYKVLFSGPGPSSVFVGYLPQTQLDRITGMRPDIPTLENYFTHFDGERFVMQPWLRELFPEDGNEDV
- the irak1bp1 gene encoding interleukin-1 receptor-associated kinase 1-binding protein 1 homolog; amino-acid sequence: MNLDGQSRVFAALLPVAGREFAGNEREQGLEVRAVHRQSPSNRVREVQVTGTAEVCCPADRGSVRVSVGNSKDSVNDVTNSVSRRIEYILQAVRQHGVSDKDTSVRRFLHREAEQYHLEAEVVVTFSDFDKMERVRSVLLEKLDQSVCVGTPEFYHSAESLSLTRRRACVSAVENAKQKACEVSELLGQTLGSPLLVREEETKEWRNDDEEDGGRCQGAAPLPHLPRTPTITASSRVSVSFSLRDKSRKKL